In Sporosarcina psychrophila, a genomic segment contains:
- a CDS encoding NUDIX hydrolase — translation MTSTYVDWGGHKLKLTWESGFLPERDLITSVHGFCFKDGQLLMVDLDDRGWDFPGGHIEVDETAEVCFRREAMEEGYVTGDCVLLGSIEIDHNENPLWNEHSPYPKVGYQVFYKMDITELHPFEAKYESSRRIFIPFEDVSKYYKGWHATYEKIMCEVQGRCLNENQEITTT, via the coding sequence ATGACAAGTACATATGTAGATTGGGGGGGCCATAAGCTGAAGCTGACATGGGAAAGTGGTTTTTTGCCGGAAAGGGATTTGATCACGAGTGTCCATGGCTTCTGTTTTAAGGACGGGCAACTGTTGATGGTCGATTTGGATGATCGGGGTTGGGATTTTCCGGGCGGTCATATTGAAGTCGATGAAACTGCGGAGGTGTGCTTTAGACGTGAGGCAATGGAAGAAGGTTATGTAACGGGAGATTGTGTACTCCTCGGTTCAATAGAAATCGACCATAATGAAAATCCGTTGTGGAATGAACACAGTCCTTATCCGAAAGTGGGTTATCAGGTTTTTTACAAAATGGACATAACTGAATTACATCCTTTTGAAGCGAAGTATGAATCAAGCAGAAGAATTTTCATCCCCTTTGAAGACGTCTCCAAATACTATAAAGGTTGGCATGCAACGTATGAAAAAATTATGTGTGAGGTGCAAGGAAGGTGCCTAAATGAAAATCAGGAAATTACTACAACATGA
- a CDS encoding GNAT family N-acetyltransferase, with protein sequence MKIRKLLQHEAPPFELLLLADPSREQVELYIANGECRVAEEEGEIVGVYVLVKLGITTMEIINIAVDERIHGRGIGKKLMSDAIQTAKVLGCKFLEVGTGNSSIGQLAFYQKSGFSIDGVIKDFFVDHYEEEIIENGIQCRDMIRLSMEIV encoded by the coding sequence ATGAAAATCAGGAAATTACTACAACATGAAGCCCCACCTTTCGAACTCTTGCTACTTGCCGACCCATCGCGAGAACAGGTAGAGCTGTATATAGCTAATGGGGAGTGCCGTGTTGCTGAAGAGGAAGGCGAAATCGTAGGTGTCTATGTGCTAGTTAAGTTAGGTATAACAACGATGGAGATTATAAATATAGCTGTAGATGAGCGTATACATGGTCGCGGGATTGGGAAGAAGTTAATGAGTGACGCAATCCAGACCGCAAAGGTGTTGGGCTGCAAGTTCCTGGAAGTTGGGACGGGTAACTCCAGCATTGGTCAATTGGCTTTTTATCAGAAATCTGGGTTTAGTATCGATGGTGTTATAAAAGACTTTTTCGTTGATCACTACGAGGAAGAGATCATTGAAAACGGTATCCAGTGCAGGGATATGATTAGACTGTCGATGGAAATTGTATAA
- a CDS encoding TerD family protein, which produces MAIILQKGQKIDLTKGHPGLEKIIVGLGWDPIQSQKKAGGLLGGLFGGGGSGATNMDIDASVIMLQDDKFASNDNLVYFGNLKSKCGSVTHTGDNITGEGDGDDEQVIVDLKKVPANVNKLVFVVNIYDCVKRKQDFGQVENAFIRVMNSANNEELLKFNLSENYAGSTSLTVGEIYRHGSEWKFGAVGSGSSDAGLGEMVKRYS; this is translated from the coding sequence TTGGCAATTATTTTACAAAAGGGTCAAAAAATTGATTTAACAAAAGGTCATCCAGGTCTTGAGAAGATTATAGTAGGCCTCGGTTGGGACCCAATTCAAAGTCAGAAAAAAGCTGGCGGATTACTCGGCGGACTTTTCGGTGGTGGCGGTAGCGGTGCTACAAATATGGATATAGACGCTTCTGTTATCATGCTTCAAGACGATAAGTTTGCGAGCAATGACAACTTGGTTTACTTTGGTAACTTGAAAAGTAAATGTGGTAGCGTAACGCACACTGGTGATAATATCACTGGAGAAGGCGACGGAGACGACGAGCAAGTGATTGTTGACTTGAAAAAGGTACCCGCAAACGTTAACAAACTTGTATTCGTTGTTAATATTTATGATTGTGTAAAACGTAAGCAAGACTTCGGCCAAGTAGAAAATGCGTTTATCCGTGTCATGAATTCAGCGAACAATGAGGAATTACTTAAATTCAACCTGTCCGAAAACTATGCAGGTTCAACTAGTTTAACTGTTGGAGAAATTTATCGTCACGGCAGTGAATGGAAATTCGGCGCTGTTGGATCAGGATCATCTGATGCAGGTCTTGGCGAAATGGTTAAAAGGTACTCATAA
- a CDS encoding TerD family protein, whose translation MAISLSKGQKVDLTKSNPGLTNITVGVGWDTNKYDGGQDFDLDSSIFLLNAAGVCANEKDFVFFNNLEGGNGSVVHTGDNLTGEGDGDDEQVKVSLSTVPTTVERIAFAITIHDAEQRSQNFGQVSNSYVRIVNDANGEELIRYDLGEDFSIETAVVVGELYRHGSEWKFNAIGSGYQGGLGSLVKDYGLQA comes from the coding sequence ATGGCTATTTCATTGAGTAAAGGACAAAAAGTAGATTTGACGAAAAGTAACCCGGGATTAACGAATATTACGGTTGGTGTTGGCTGGGATACGAATAAATATGACGGTGGACAAGATTTTGATCTAGATTCTTCTATATTCTTATTGAATGCAGCGGGTGTATGTGCAAATGAAAAAGATTTCGTTTTCTTCAATAACCTTGAGGGTGGAAATGGTTCCGTCGTTCATACTGGTGATAACTTGACTGGTGAAGGTGATGGAGACGATGAGCAAGTCAAAGTTTCCCTTTCAACTGTACCAACTACAGTTGAAAGAATTGCATTCGCAATTACAATTCATGATGCAGAACAACGTAGCCAAAATTTCGGGCAAGTTTCAAATAGCTATGTACGAATCGTCAACGATGCAAACGGTGAAGAGTTAATCCGTTATGACCTTGGCGAAGACTTCTCTATTGAAACGGCTGTTGTTGTAGGGGAACTTTACAGACATGGTAGTGAGTGGAAGTTCAATGCAATTGGTAGCGGCTATCAGGGCGGACTTGGTTCACTTGTTAAGGACTACGGACTACAAGCTTAA
- a CDS encoding TerD family protein: MAITLSKGQKIDLTKTNPGLVRGVIGLGWDTNKYSGGQEFDLDASAFLVDASNRCQNDHDFIFYNNLKHPSGALLHTGDNRTGEGDGDDEQVIVDFPKIPAYVDRIGITVTIHDAEGRSQNFGQVSNAFVRLSDEATGEEVLRFDLGEDFSIETAVVFCELYRHGNDWKFNAIGSGFSGGLGALCRNYGLEV, from the coding sequence ATGGCGATTACTTTATCAAAAGGTCAAAAAATCGATTTGACGAAGACAAATCCCGGCCTTGTAAGAGGTGTTATCGGACTAGGTTGGGATACGAATAAATACTCTGGCGGTCAGGAGTTTGACCTTGATGCATCGGCGTTTCTTGTCGATGCAAGCAATCGTTGCCAGAATGATCATGACTTCATTTTCTATAATAATCTTAAGCATCCGAGTGGCGCTCTTCTACATACTGGCGATAACCGGACGGGCGAAGGAGATGGGGATGACGAGCAAGTAATCGTTGATTTCCCTAAAATCCCTGCGTACGTTGACCGCATTGGTATTACGGTTACGATTCACGATGCAGAAGGAAGAAGTCAAAACTTTGGTCAGGTATCAAATGCCTTTGTTCGATTATCGGATGAAGCGACCGGAGAAGAGGTGCTACGTTTCGATTTAGGAGAGGATTTCTCGATTGAAACGGCAGTTGTTTTTTGCGAACTGTACAGGCACGGTAACGATTGGAAATTTAATGCAATCGGTAGTGGCTTCTCTGGAGGGCTAGGGGCACTTTGCCGGAATTATGGTTTAGAAGTATAA
- a CDS encoding TerC family protein, with the protein MEILNGIIDTYAAFFDWGMWVEVLSDPVSWGLIGTLIILEGLLSADNALVLAVMVKHLPEKQRKKALFYGLLGAYVFRFIAIGVGVFLIKLWWVKALGAAYLAWLAIKYFMDKSKEAGNDEEIAGMKTEGILIRLFGTFWGTIAAVEIMDIAFSVDSVLAAFGVSEQIWVLLLGGMLGVLMMRGIAGVFLKLIDKVPELETSAYVLIMLIAIKMGLSVVGIDVHHYVFFIILILTFIATFVVHNMNKKKMA; encoded by the coding sequence ATGGAGATACTTAATGGAATAATCGATACATATGCCGCTTTTTTTGATTGGGGTATGTGGGTGGAAGTATTATCGGATCCAGTCAGTTGGGGCTTAATCGGTACCCTCATCATACTTGAGGGGCTATTGTCAGCTGATAATGCTCTCGTTTTGGCGGTCATGGTCAAACATTTACCAGAAAAACAACGAAAAAAAGCTCTGTTTTACGGGCTTCTTGGTGCTTATGTCTTCCGCTTTATCGCAATTGGGGTCGGTGTTTTCCTCATTAAATTGTGGTGGGTCAAGGCATTAGGTGCGGCTTATCTCGCATGGTTGGCGATTAAATACTTTATGGATAAGTCTAAAGAGGCAGGTAATGACGAAGAAATTGCAGGGATGAAAACAGAAGGTATTCTAATCCGTCTTTTCGGTACATTCTGGGGAACAATCGCTGCTGTAGAGATTATGGACATCGCCTTTTCAGTAGATAGTGTTCTTGCTGCTTTCGGTGTCAGTGAACAGATTTGGGTACTTCTTCTTGGAGGAATGCTCGGTGTCTTGATGATGCGTGGAATTGCCGGCGTATTTTTGAAGTTAATCGACAAGGTACCAGAACTTGAAACGTCAGCATATGTGCTGATTATGTTAATAGCGATTAAAATGGGATTGAGCGTTGTTGGTATTGACGTCCACCACTACGTATTCTTTATCATTCTAATCCTTACGTTCATTGCCACATTCGTTGTTCACAACATGAATAAAAAGAAAATGGCTTAA
- a CDS encoding HpcH/HpaI aldolase/citrate lyase family protein: MRYFNDLAAIGLEDLFYRKPETVTKHTDKQRLSYSLGALLYMPATREDIAHLIITNKFKELVTVAICLEDAIGDHEVERAENKLITHMQQISAAVQDGRLTEETTPLIFVRVRSAQQMLDIGERLGDSLKNLVGFVFPKFASDNAEDYLSGLRQLNEQAKTVLYGMPILESPNVLYKERRLAELLSLKEIVDRYADFILNIRIGATDLCGLYGLRRDSETTVYEISIVNELITDVVNIFARQHDGFVVSGPVWEHFSSNGRILKPQLRETPFQESSGSVGLLLRKELIRKDFDGLIQETLLDRANGLVGKTIIHPSHLLPVQALHVVTKEEYVDALSIFQQATGEKGVFKSEFMNKMNEIKPHLYWAQKVLIKSDIYGVYNENITFIDLLSE; this comes from the coding sequence TTGAGGTATTTTAATGACTTAGCTGCTATTGGCTTAGAAGATTTATTTTATCGGAAACCGGAGACGGTTACGAAGCATACCGATAAACAACGGCTATCATACAGTCTGGGGGCTTTATTGTATATGCCAGCAACCCGTGAGGATATAGCCCATCTCATTATTACCAACAAATTTAAGGAGCTTGTCACAGTAGCGATCTGTCTTGAAGATGCAATAGGTGATCATGAAGTTGAACGGGCGGAAAATAAACTGATTACGCATATGCAACAAATTAGTGCTGCAGTTCAGGATGGTCGACTTACGGAAGAAACGACTCCACTTATTTTTGTTCGGGTAAGAAGTGCACAACAGATGCTGGACATAGGGGAGCGGCTCGGTGATTCGTTGAAGAACCTCGTAGGCTTTGTGTTTCCTAAGTTTGCATCGGATAATGCGGAGGACTACTTATCGGGTCTGCGACAGTTGAATGAGCAAGCGAAAACAGTTTTATATGGTATGCCAATTCTTGAATCGCCGAATGTTCTTTACAAGGAGCGTCGCTTGGCAGAGTTGCTTAGTTTAAAGGAGATAGTTGATCGGTATGCTGACTTCATTCTGAATATCCGGATTGGTGCTACGGATTTATGTGGACTTTACGGGTTGAGGAGGGATAGTGAGACGACTGTCTATGAGATTTCCATTGTCAATGAGCTAATTACGGATGTTGTCAATATATTTGCCAGGCAACATGACGGTTTCGTGGTATCGGGGCCAGTGTGGGAACATTTCTCATCAAACGGTCGTATCTTAAAACCACAACTGCGTGAGACGCCATTTCAAGAAAGTTCAGGTTCAGTGGGTCTTCTTCTCAGAAAAGAATTGATACGGAAAGATTTTGACGGGCTAATTCAGGAAACGTTGCTAGATAGAGCGAACGGCTTAGTTGGGAAAACAATCATTCATCCGTCTCACCTTTTGCCTGTGCAGGCATTGCATGTCGTCACGAAGGAAGAATATGTGGACGCACTTAGTATCTTCCAGCAGGCCACAGGTGAAAAAGGTGTGTTCAAAAGTGAATTTATGAACAAAATGAATGAGATTAAGCCCCATTTATACTGGGCACAAAAAGTGTTAATTAAGTCTGATATATACGGGGTGTACAATGAAAACATTACATTCATCGATTTATTATCCGAGTAG